CCCAGCCGCGGCGCCGCCACTGCGCGCGTCCGACGAGCATCACCGTCTCGGGATCTCGGAGCGCGAGACGGCCGAACCAGAACGGCGGCCGCTGCGGAGCGGGCTCGCGGTTGGTGGCGCCGGTCAGGAGGTCGCGCAAGACGCCGGCGTCGGCGTCCGTGCCGTCCGCCATGTCGACGATCCATTCGCCGGCGACGACCTGGCGTCGGCGCCCGCGTGCTCGCCACGGAGGGGCATGAACCCGCACCAATCCACGTTGCGGCTGTCGAGACGTTCGCCACACCGCTCGAACGTGACGGGGAGCTGCAGGCCCGGGCCGAGCCACAGCGGGACGACCAGGCGACCGCCGTCGCGCAGCTGCTCGACCCACGCGCGCGAGAGGTCGCTCACCCCGGCCGTCACGATGACGCGGTCGTACGGTGCCGTCCGGGCCGCGCCCTCCCAACCGTCACCCGTCAGCACGTCGACCGTGGCGCCGAGGG
The sequence above is drawn from the Acidimicrobiia bacterium genome and encodes:
- a CDS encoding methyltransferase domain-containing protein, with the translated sequence FRTVPRHVFVPDASLERAYSADLAIATRTTADGIPISSSSAPSIMSVMLEPLETAPGMRVLEVGTGTGYNAAILAELVGPAGHVTTVELDPSLAATARARLAALGATVDVLTGDGWEGAARTAPYDRVIVTAGVSDLSRAWVEQLRDGGRLVVPLWLGPGLQLPVTFERCGERLDSRNVDWCGFMPLRGEHAGADARSSPANGSSTWRTARTPTPASCATS